DNA from Rhipicephalus microplus isolate Deutch F79 chromosome 5, USDA_Rmic, whole genome shotgun sequence:
GTTTTTCCGGTTCCGCGCTGCTACCGGCCATCGGAAGTTCGCCTTTACCGTAACTATAGTGACGTGGTTATGCAAAGAGAAAACAGAAAAATGCTAAGAAGACGTCATCTTTACTAGTGCGTGGTTacaacatttctctctctctctctctctcacctttaGTCTCGGCTTTGTCTCTGTAAACAAACCACTGCGTCCTATTCCCTCCCGAAACTGAATCAGAGCTTCGGCTTCGAAATGAATCACGAATGCGTCGAGAATCGGTCGTATAGCTATACGTGCAACAGATCATGTCATATTCTAGAACTAACGCATGTTTTCCGTCATCGTCCTGGAGCCCAAGTGCGGGGTCAATGGGGTTATGCGGTTTGATTGCCCGACCGACGAGCCCTCCCTTATCAGGGTTGAGCTCGTGCATTCGCTTATATCGCTCAAAtgattttttgttacttttgttacCCCCACACGAGGCATGCGCTTTCTATTGTACAATTTCTTATTGTTTGTTCACGTTACTGCTAAACTTTGCATAGGTGATAGGGCTATTGCCAGGCACTCTTTGCTTATATATTATTGGGCCGCGCACAACAGACAATGCACGAGAAATGAAACAAGACACAATCGTTTCACAGCACTATACAGTTTCTCCTCATTACTCCGTTCATGTGTAACGCGTTGAAAAACATTGAAAATGAGGCGATATACATACCATGCGAAGCTGGTAAAATTAACCCGAGGCTGTGCTGCACCTCATCGGTGTACACATGCATGCGCTGTGTCACCGAGCTAAGCAAAAATTAGAATATCGTTTAAGGTAAACCCGAGCGTTCGCGACGCTCGGGACTATGTTACAGTTAACGACAAACTCGTGGACTTGACGTGCGTATAGTTTACTCGCACGGCTTGTCCCAGCTTTTCGTTGTCATCTATCTCGGGTATGCAACATAGTGGAGTTGCTAGATAATTTTCCAGCTAATACAGCGATTAGGACATTCTGTGACGAGCTTGAAGTGATATAGCTATTGTTAGATGGTTGTACCTGACCAGGTGAGACTCTGTAAATTACAGTCAAGGTAATAAGCACCACGTGCACTATCTTCCCGTGCTCAGTTGCTCGGATTTTTAGAGTGTTCTGAGTGGACCAGAATGCCTTTCGGCTGTTACGTCACCCGAGCCCTGTTTACTCGCTTCTACAAAACACTTCTCAGCTCTCTAATAGTGCGCCCTATGCTAGACCATTTACTATGGCTATAGCGTTACGAGTGGCTCTCATATGCAAGACGTATAGATCGCTACAGTGTTGTGACGTGCAGTTAACGGTGCTCGTTGATTTTTCTTGCTTCGTGCAGACTTGTTCTTCCCGGCTATGATCCCTGAGCCGGACTACAGCGACTCCGAGGACGAGCGCGAGCAACAGCGGCGGCGACCCCCCGTGAGGATGCCCGGCATGGCGGCCGCCCACCCTCACCACAACGAGGCCCAGTTGGCGCACGTGAACGACGAGGGCCTCATCGTGCCCCGCAAGCTGCCCAACCCGTGTGCCGAGTCGGCCGAGCGAAAGAGCCTGCACAGGGAGCTGCTCTTCAACCAGAAGATGTGAGTCGGTTCTCTTGGGTATATGGTACGCATCGTATCACGAGAGGAGTGCAGGCGTGACGTTTTGTCGTATATGCCGCGTTAAAACGGAGTTCCTCAACCTTCCCGTTGAACCACATGCATTGGCACAAGAGAAAGGCAGACATGACATTTTACAGGCTTGCAGTTCTTGCAGTATAAGTGTAGACTTAAATTTTATATAGACGTGATATTCTGTATGTGCTGCAAAAAAACCTGTCTTCCAGAATCTGAAAGTACCGTCGGAACGCTATAAACGACCTGCTATTACCACTCTTCTACTAACCTGTTTTATAGGAGGATTCGTCGTGGCGTAATTATGACGCAAAAAGTGGCAACATGAGAGCAAAACTTGGCGGAGTGGCTCTGTAGAACTCACGCTGGCTTTTTCGGTGTTCTGATACGTTGCGCATTGAGCCTTACGAGTATTGCTATGCACTTTTCCTTTCTTGTCCGCCACGGTGGATCGGTGGCAAGGggtgctaggctgctgacccgaagaccgcggcggtcgcattttgatgaaggcgaaatggtacaggcgatatcagtgcacgttgAGGAACACCAGATCGCCGAAACCTCCAGAgtcctccgctatggcgtctctcataaccttgTCGTGCTTTTGGATCggaaactattattattattattgttgttgttgttgttgttgttgttgttgttgttgttgttgttgtgcacGTGTTATCGTATATACTCCAAAGCAGAATGTTTCGACACGTACGTAAAATAATTAAATGGTTAGTGCATAACTAACAACGTCACGTCAGAAATACGCGAGTACGTGGCGTCGCCGTGCTTTCATTGTCCAATACTGGGCAGTACTTACCGAGCCGCTAGCTTACGAAAGTGTATATCTACAGCGTATATCTCTCGCCCATTCAGTAGCGTTGTTAGCGCACAGACGAAATATTAGAGAAGTGCGCAAGTTGGAATAGGCTTTGTTGTCTGTAACAGTGCATCATACGGAGCTGGTGGCCGAATGTGCTTTTACTTTGACATCTGTCGAAACAGAAATGGCATTAAAATGTTGCGTGACTTAGCTTTGGCCTTGCTCTTACTAGCACTGTACGAGATAAAAATCAAAAGTTCACCCATCCGTCCAGTTGCCACGCAGCGACGatatgcttatttatttatttatttatttatttatttatttattttaccttcAGTGTACAAAGTACATTTCAGGGGGGAAGGGCATgcgcaacaataaaaaaacaaggaatatAAAGCAAATGGCATAAAAATATTGTCACTAATTGGGGTACAAAGATGAATATTCCTAACAACTCGCATCGTAATAAAGCAAAAAataacactaattttattttCATTACACGGTGAAGGCACAAAGCAATACGATTCCTGTCGTGACTCATGCTCGGTGTGTTGTGCAGGGGCAAGAGCGTGCTCGGCCAGAAGAGCGAACTCCAGAGGGCCATGGAGAAGATGAAGGACGAGCAGCGCCGGAAAGAGTTGGAAGAGGAGCGAGTGAAGGGGCGCACGGCGCTCGAGAAGCGACTCGAGGAGCAGGCCAACAAGCTCAAGCTGGTATGCGTCCATTACTGCTGCTCCTGACACGGTTTGACTGTGCATCGGCGTCAAAATCGGCACTAAGGGGCAAATGCTGGATCGGTCTAGCTCGATCGTGTGTGCTCTCGTAACTCTCTGATGTCATTTATTTCGTGGAGTTTCCCAAAAATTAAcgagaggggactctggcgctgcgatcgttcgaCGACCGCGGGAgttatgggtagtacatggattttgCCTGGTCTTTCTGCTTGCGTTTACCAACTACGTAAACCGATTTGCATTGGTGTGTGTGTTGAAAAGGTTatggtggtgaagtgcaactgtcGAACATTTGCAGTTTTTCGTTTCGTAATGAAGCAGCTCTAAGCCGCGCAAAGCCAAAGGGAAGCAAAAGTACGAAAATGACGCAAGTCCACGTACTAAGATCCGGCGATTGAACGTAATACGTCCTGGTACGGTGATCGAACTCTGGATCGGAGCATGCCACAAGTGGGTGGTTATCAGTTACTCGCGGTATATAgcagaactcatttgcagtaATCCGTGACTATGTGCTTCGAGCCGTTAACCAGCCAAGGTGGTCTAGTGTTTACGGTCCTCGACCgctgactcgaaggtcacggctcgaattccggccgcggcggctgcattttaaacGGAGGTGACATGCCAGAAGCCCATGTTCATATATTTAAACGCGCGTTAAACGCCTGATGGTCAAAATTGCCCAACGCAACTACATCCCTCGGGATCATATTGTGGTCCAGGTATTTAAAACACCAACAATTGTCGTTCGAGCTCTTGACTAATTAGCCCGCGCGCTGTTACCATCCttatctcagttggtagagccACTACCCCATCAAATCTTTGGTCCCGGGTTTGATCCCTGGACCGGGACCGATTTCTTTTCAACTAAGCGGCTATTTCTGAAAAATCCGTTCGGGTTTCTTGGCTCTACAAATAAATTGCTTGGCTTTACAAACGAACGGTTGTCAATTACCAATTTCataacccttccgccaccttgtGGGATTCGGCAGAACTCATTGGCAACGAAGAACGGTGCTACTGGCAGCTTAGACCAGATAGATTAACTTTCATGGTTGAGCTGTAAATTTCACACCCTTGATTTTGCGGTGTCCGGTGCCAGTTGCGTACAAAACACGCCTAGTGCCCCTTAGGGAGCAGTGATGTGTTTTATGGATGTGTAGCTTCTTTACACATTGCTATCCGAGATCGGATTGTTCTGCACTGTGCGGTGCTCCCAACTTAGCGTGTTCTGTTTAAGCAAAACGGTCACGTGTCTTGAAATAAAAGTAGGAAAACTAGGTTTGCTACGAGCGATGAGCGAAGGCTCCTCGAAACGACCGTACCTTATGAGCATTGCAGCACAACCCGCGGCTCACTGCCTCCTGTGAGGCTAGCTTCACTGCAGTAGGATGTAGCTTGCGGTGAAGCAGGCTTTCTTGAAAGAGGAGGGTGCGATATTGTATGCAGCAGTGTTAGTGTGAATGTTTTAATATGGAGAAAACAAAATGCTACACACTGATCTAAGCGCAATTTTACACCAATTCTGTGTGTGCATTGACACAAAAAAATGGAATATGGCTGCGCGTGCCTGGTTGATAGAATGCAAATGTAAAACATATTTAGAGAACATGGTTGGGCACATTGCGTGAAGGACTCTGGAGCCTGTGGTAATTCGTTGTCTAGCAAAAGGCTTCGGGTTTGGTTTCCAGCTCGATGACCCTGCATTCCAGTGAGAGCACAGTGCAAAAGTGTTCTTGTACTGCAGTGCAAATGTTTGAAAAAGAAACATGTTGCCAAAGTTAATCCAGAGTAATCCAATAAGTGCATTTAATATACTCTTCGCTGCTTTCAGTTGTTGAACTATTGGTCAAATAACGTTTGTGCGTCACCAAGTGACATTTGTAATCATTTTTGTGAAGGTCGTATTCTTTCATTCCCcatcaaaacatgaaaaattttTGAACATAGGTTGTTGCTGGAGCCAACATTTTCATAAGTGGTCCTTTCTTCAAGGCTATAACTTTGAACAAGAGATTGGTTGTTGAAGCGTTGGCTCTGACAGCAACTTGTGTTAAAGAATATTTCATAACTTCAAGCTTTCGTCTTTTCCTGAACGTGTTCCTCATTTGTATTTCATTACCTCTTGCAGCACGAAGAGACAGAAGTGATAAAGACTGACCTGCCCAGCTCTGAAGAGTCAGAGTTCCTGCGGGTGCACGCACGAGTCTGTTCCCACACATTGCCCGTTGACTCCAAGTCGTAGTTGCATTGGCCTGTCCTTCAGCAACCGCTGCTGCCGATGTCATATCTCGTCGAAAGAGACCACCCATGTACATAGtccccagtttttttttcgtttgccttCCTTTATCCCTGGTCCTTATTAACAGACATGCGAGAGCAGATGGCCTGAGAAAGGCCCTCTGCGAGTCTATTTTTGTGCTTGACGAGCCTTTGTCATAGGAAGAGCTTTGAGAGACGCGATGCATAGCTACATCGCAGGCCGCTGTGTGGTGTTACTAAATGCTTGCAGTCACTACCGTAGGTGTTACGCCTTTTTGAAcctgatgagaaaaaaaaatgatgctgtTGACTAGTGTGTTTCATGAGTACCATTAAAGAGAATCTTGGAGATTTCTCTGAACCAGTTGTCTTTGCAGTCCCTCACTTCATTATTTGTCACTCGagagtattttttttattgcgtcaCAATAAACAAGAGTCCAAGGTTTCTCACGTTTTCTCATATGACTCAATCTGAAACAGCATCTGCTCAAAAGGATGACGAAAGAACAATCTAGTCGAAATATACTCCCAGGTTATTCCCACACTCCCAGAGCCACATTTAGAACCATCCCCTTTTTTAATGTTTGTGAAACTAATTTGCGCTTCTAAGGGTAACACGGGTTGGTTCCCTTATTTATTGAAAGCTTCAGGAATTAACCGATAGCGAATCGTGGTCTTGGTCTTATCACCTTTGCGCTTATTATGTTATTGACTGCCGCACAAATTAGGCATGCGTTCTTGGAAAACAGCATTCGCAATATCTAAAATGTATTATTTGTATATTTACTCGAGGTACCGTAAAGATTGGGATCACAGGAGTTGCATCAGTCAATGCAAAAGACAGCTTACCTTAGTTCTATCCAGTGTAAAATCTCCAGAAACAGTGAAGCTGCGGTTCTTCCTTGTGATATTCTGTGATGTTTTGTGTGGGTGTAGGAGATTGTGGGACTTGTGTGATAGAGATACACTGTAGCCTTTGCCACAGTGACATTAGGCCCTGTTCGTACTCGAGCCACCCATTCTTCCATTCGCTGCGCAGGTACTGCAGAGTTATTGTATATGCTACTTACCGTTGGCGGTTGTGCCATCTGTGGGTGTATCTTGGAACAGTAGCGTGACAGTTGAAGCGGACGCTCGTCAATCGTTAGCCTCTGAAAATACAGAAAAGACATACTTTATTCTCTCCCGGCGTTTACCGTTCCGACTGCGCAATTCGTGACATCAGCAATTTGTTGGCATTGCGTGAGGATGAAGTAAGCTCCCCGTTAGTCAATAAACAAAAGACATCTGTTGTGAATTGTTTCGTACTTTGCTTTACCGTGCAGTGGAATGCGCATTCTGCCTTGTATTGCGCGACTATCGCGCGCTCGTTCTGGGCTTGCGACTGCGCAAAAAGCACCGTGTGTTCGAAAGGCGCGAAATCCTAACTATCTCAACTCTTAGTGCTGAGATTTTGGGTGTACTATAAAGAAATTATTGGCGAAGAGGAGTTAGTGCTTGTAGGAAGGGTTATAGTGAAGGCGTGAAAGAAACTACTGCCTCGTCCTTAAACTCGGGGGTGGTTTTAGAGGCCCTTTAAAACAAATTGATGTTGACAAAAAGAGACTAAACGGCGGCTTTGAAGCATATAGTAGGAAACTCAATGCTTTGAAGTAGGCATAGTTGATTTGTAGGACCATGTTTGAAAATATCACTTGATTGGACTGCAGTGTATTTCTCACATTATGGGGCCGCCACCGAACGTAAAAGGGCGTTGCTCGAGTAATGCTGGAAACAGCTGCCTGACTTGCCACAGTGTGATGCAGTCGCGGTGATCACGCGGCACACTCGGCAACATGATCGTAAAGCTGCAGCAATGACGTCAACGCGGAAGCCAGAGCAACCGGATGTACGTGTGAAAGAAGACTAATACATCCGGCCTGCCGGTTTCCTTCTGATTTCATCCATCTCTCGGAGTGCCTTTCGTGGTATTGAATGCTGATATTACTTTGATTTCTGCCTTACGTCTGCTGTTTTGGAGCATGCTTCCTTCTATAAATGTGTTGAGACAACTTGTACAGCCGTCTAAATCGCTATACACAACGCCGTTTAGTCGTGAGCAGTCTGTCGTCGAGAACATAGCTGTCCAGAGCATTACACTGGCGGAATTTGTCAGAGAAATGCTGTCGAAAACAGACTGTTTGCCTCTACATGATGACAATACAAGCGTATGGGGACGGCAATGGTCCGTATACGTTTGCTCATGAATGTGCAGGGGATGAATTTGTCATAAGAAGTACGCAAACATGCATACTGCAGAGGACACATTAGACAAGCATGATTGAAATGTAAATCGCTTTGTGCCAACTCTGTACAACTCACCCAAATTCTTGCTCTTGCAAGTGGTACAGAAGATCCCTGTGTGCTGTATCGACTCGAAGGTatcaggatcgaatcctggccgctgcagccgcattttgatggaggctgaATGTTATGGGTCTGTGTGGTTAGGTTTAGGCGAACGTTTAGGAACCCCAGGAGgccaaaacttccggagccctctactatggcgtctgccataataatattgtggttttggaacataAAACACGAACAATCATTATTTGTGATAAATGTACTGCCTCACACGCCTATTCTTAAGGTCAGAGCTTGAAAGTGGCTATTtaggctggttggtattgcatttttgaaaggaaTATACtttttagtgcgcagggaacgtttgaGAAGGAAAAAagagcagagagataggacagtgtactctgtcctatctctctgctttttcttccttctcaAACGTTGCCTGCGCACAAAGAAAGTATATTTGTTTCAAAAATCAAAGCTCGAATTCCTAAAGCCTGCAATAATTTTTTCTTTTGAGTTTCACGATCGTGGTGTATCCATGTTTTTCTGGAGACTGCTGTCCTTGCGTCTGCCCTCGAATTTTCAGCACGCTTCTGCAGCGTAACGTTTGTGCTTCTTGGCCAGTAGCTGGAGATCCCAAGATAACAACGTGCTTTCCAACATCTGTACGCATCATGACTCGGAATATTTGCCGAATGGCATTTATATTTAATTATAGCATGTACACCGAGGTTCATTTTGTTTCTTCATACGTTCATCTTTTATAGTGCCGGTTTCTACAGAGGAATGctgtagagagagaaaaaagatggCGAAACTTGCAGTAAGCTGCGCAGGCCTTGAAACAGCGAAGCTAGCCGATTCTGAAATCTAATATCGTTTCTTCTAGGTTGTAGCTGTAGGCCACAGCTATAGGTGATTCTAGGTTGCTTATTCGGTGCTTCTAGCTTGCTcctaggctttagctaggtgcctctagattgtatctAGGTTGCCTCTCAGCGCAGAACTGGTTGTAGTTAAGCCACAGACGCGACATACCTGTCCAAACTCCACAAAAGgaaactcgcgctgaaaccaaTGGTTCGCAACTCCCAACAGGGGCGTAGCTAGGGGGTGCCACACCGGGCTCGTGCCTCCtccccctcaccccccccccccgatatgtTTTTTTCGCAATTGCATAGAGAGCGACAAACGACCATTTAAaggaagtgccccccccccccccaaaaaaaaaaaaaaaaatgtctggctacgcccctgcctcCCATAGGTGTTCGGGCGTGTCGTTCGAGCAAAGCTTCCATCGCTTCGAGGTATTCTCGCGGCCGACACCGCATTTCCCGTTCCCTAATCTTTCGCTGTACGTACCGCCGAGGCTGTTGCCTCGGTGTTTACGACTGGATTAATCCCGATTGTTTTTCAACGCTTTTCTCAAGTACTGGTTTACTAGTTATATCTGTCTAGGAATCCTAAATAGTGGTTACCGCCTTCATATTTAGCGCACCATCGGTTAGTTAAGTAGCACTTGCCATATTCTGTGGCACGTACCCATTCATGGTGATAGTGTTCTTTTGTTCGCACTTGTACGTGCTGATGTTTttatattgtaacggatataacaacctcacaaccgggacgtcctatttacaaggtttaataagggcgaacttgtgcccaaagccaaaagaactacacagtagctgggagaaagcagcgaacgctcgtcgtcctcttcttctcctcttttctttgccgctgctcggtagcagctcgtgcacaggctgggccggctcgtgccttccggcgggcttcatgagtcgtagcgatgccgtcagcgttcctcttttaacaacgtctgcgttgtactgcgccttagcaattcctcgtggcattatcccccctctcaagcggcatcgccccgatgcttgcgatgaggctgttcagtactttttttttttttttttttgtgtgtacaagtttgtaaaaatgaggttgcagtacgtcaagggattggggtggctaggtttggaatcggtcgtagtacggtttcatccgtacaatgtgtacacgctccgtgggattgcgtcgcctcgaatgcaggtggcctgcaggcttgacttcgtagacgaggtcattgtgtcgctgtacgatctcgtaggggccaaaataccgggaaatgagtttttcggagaggcctcgtcgtcgtactggagtccatatccacactttgtcgccaacgtcatatcgcgtgtcaagtcttcctcggttgtagcggtcggcatcgatgcggtgttggtggcgtattcggtatcttgctaactggcgggcttcttccgctctttgtagaaagtcgtcaagatcgggggggtagtcatcttggtctattggtaacatagcatccagtgttgtggtaacagcacgaccgtaaactagttcaaatggggtgattttggtggtctcttgcacagccgtattgtaggcgaaagtgacgtatggtaaaatttcgtcccactttttgtgctcgacatccacatacatggatatcatgtccgctagagttctgttaaggcgttcggtcaggccattgcattgaggatgatatgcagtggttttcctatgaacagtgtgagtcatgttgagcaggcacttcaaaagttgcgccgtgaaagccgttccgcgatcggtgattacaaccgttggagcgccatgtcgcaggactattttgtgtacgaagaattgggccacttctgctgccgttcctcgttccaaagagtctgtttcggcgtatctagttaaataatcagtggccacaacgatccatttcttgccgagtaaagatgtcgggaagggtccaaggaggtccattccaacttggcggaaaggcgctttcggtggatctataggttgtagaaggcccgctggtttagaacttggtgtttttcgtctttggcactcgcggcatgttttgacgtagtgttgcactgaagctagtagcttgggccaataataatggagactgatccttgcaagcgttcgcgtcacacccaaatgtccagatgtgggctcatcgtgacacgctcgaagtatttcttgtcgcatagttgctggaacgacaagcaggaacttttcgcggttgggcttgaagtttctcttgtagagaacgtttcctcggaggcagaacgatgcgaggcttcgagaaaatatacggggtacttgtacgtcaattccttgcaggtgttcgataagcgggagtaattctttgtctgtacgttggagttcggctatttgagtggtctcgacaattcctacgaacggaaagtcgtcttcttctgatggtggtgtgtctgtaggagcccgtgacaaacagtcggcatcggt
Protein-coding regions in this window:
- the LOC119174680 gene encoding protein FAM107B isoform X3, whose product is MEELRRSLVNQLVERTASNRNRHQQLTPKRAQDLFFPAMIPEPDYSDSEDEREQQRRRPPVRMPGMAAAHPHHNEAQLAHVNDEGLIVPRKLPNPCAESAERKSLHRELLFNQKMGKSVLGQKSELQRAMEKMKDEQRRKELEEERVKGRTALEKRLEEQANKLKLHEETEVIKTDLPSSEESEFLRVHARVCSHTLPVDSKS
- the LOC119174680 gene encoding uncharacterized protein LOC119174680 isoform X1 yields the protein MVLLGGTAAAANTAVPASVLLDDRCAAGMIGPRGDKCVRIKVHPSHSIIESVHQWERDGLFPTTKRSEDGNSGERPQRAVATQRTAAPRPVTRSASAAHVSPRAQASNRNRHQQLTPKRAQDLFFPAMIPEPDYSDSEDEREQQRRRPPVRMPGMAAAHPHHNEAQLAHVNDEGLIVPRKLPNPCAESAERKSLHRELLFNQKMGKSVLGQKSELQRAMEKMKDEQRRKELEEERVKGRTALEKRLEEQANKLKLHEETEVIKTDLPSSEESEFLRVHARVCSHTLPVDSKS
- the LOC119174680 gene encoding uncharacterized protein LOC119174680 isoform X2, which encodes MRGTESVGKGAERSFHGELGGVRDLRLRAPTERGISLVDPPVTQVRGPFIKGARRSARCVKNIAAPSDSFVMRSSRDLFFPAMIPEPDYSDSEDEREQQRRRPPVRMPGMAAAHPHHNEAQLAHVNDEGLIVPRKLPNPCAESAERKSLHRELLFNQKMGKSVLGQKSELQRAMEKMKDEQRRKELEEERVKGRTALEKRLEEQANKLKLHEETEVIKTDLPSSEESEFLRVHARVCSHTLPVDSKS